ACGACATCCCCGCCGCGTCGGCGGCCGGGCTGACGACGGTCCGGCAGCCGATCAAGGACAAGGGGCGCGCGGTCGGCCGCATCCTGCTCGACCCGGCCAGCACCGAACGCCAGCTACTGATGCCGACGCAGCTGATCGTCCGCTCCAGCAGCGGACCGGCACCCAAGCGCTGACAACTCCACACACCTCCCTGGGACCACTCGGTTCCCGGGTCGATCAATCACGCTCTCAGGAGGGAGCAGAATCATGACGCACTTCATTGCCGGCAACACCGCCGTCGAGAACGCCCTCAACCTCGCCCAGTCGGCCCTCCCGAACGCTCCCCAGCAGCCGCACGACGAGCCCGCACCGCGGCGCTCGTTCGCGGTCCGTGTCCGGATCGGCGCCGTACTGCGCACCGTCGCCGAACGCGAGGTCCGCCTCGCCAACCGCATCGACCCCACCTGCTCCGTCAGCTGACCCAACTTTGAGAAGCCACCGTCCATTTCCGCCGCCGAAATCTGGTTGGTGGCTTCTCAAAGTTCATCGCTGTGGAGGTGGAGACGTCTCGGCCGCGTGGATTTGTCGGTGGCGTCTGGCACTCTGAAGGGCGATGAACGAGCCAGGGGTGTTGCTGAGTGCGCGGGCGATGGTGCTTCATGATCTCGCCGCGCGCGGCTTCGACGACGCGGTGATGGTGTCCTTGCTGGAAGACGCCGTCGCCGGTCGCCAGTGGTGGCTGGACCAGTGGCCGGACGGTGCCGAACACATCGCCGGCCTGGTCGCGCAGGACGTCCAGGACCGCCTGGTCGACTCCGGGGTCCGCTGGCCGCGCTGCACCGCCTGCGACGACCTGCACGACCACGAGCTCCGCATCGAGCCCGAGCTCGGCCCTGACCCGCAGTGGGTCTGCGAACGCGCCGGCATCTCCGTCGCACCCCTGGGGCGCCTCACCTGACCCCTCCGGGTAATACCTGATTGCTCTACATGTAGCCAGACTACTATTGTCTGTCTACATGATGGTCCTGAACGCGCTCCGGGCGACGGCCGGAGTCCATGCGCTGGCGATCTGCGTGCAGCCCGTCGTCGCGGGGGTCTACCTGAACGGCTCCCCCGCCGGCCTGCGGCTGCACGAACCGATCGGGCTGGCCCTGGCCTTCCTCGGACTGGCGCAGTTGCTGCTGGCAACGATCTGGTGGCGGACCGGCGGACGTTGGACCGCGCCCGCGGCGAGTCTGCTGATCCTCGCGGGCGAGGTCGTCCAGATCGCCATGGGTTACAGCCGCCAGTTGGCGATCCACGTCCCGCTGGGCATCGCGCTGGTCGGGGCCACCGTCGCGTTCGCGTTCTGGGTCAGCAAGCGACAGGTGGTCGCCGCATGATCACCCTCGAGCCGCAGCCGGCGGCCAAGGTACGTCGGCCGCGCGCCAGCCTGCAGGTCCTGCGAATCACCCTGGTTCTGCACGCCGCGTTCGTGATCGCACAGCCGATCGCGGCCGGCTACTTCCTGTCCGGCAACGTCGACGCGATGACCAACGTGCACAGCACGCTCGGCGGCACCATCTGGATGATCGCGCTCCTCCAGACCGTTGCGGCCGTCTGCTACACGCTCGTCGGCCGCGGCCGGATCTGGCCGATGCTGGTGTCCCCGCTCCTGGTCGTCGCGGAGTTCGTCCAACTCACCTTCGGCTACCTGCAGAACTTCGCCGTACACGTCCCGCTCGGGACCGCGATCGTCGGCGCCGTCTGCTGGATGACGGTCTGGTCCTTCCGCCGCACCGCACGCCTGAACCGCCGGGAGGCGAAACGATGAAGATGTCCCGCCGCGGGTTCATAGGTGTCGCCGGCGCCGCCCTGACCCTGAGTAGCTGCGGCCAGGAAGCCAAGCCATCACAGGCCGGAGAACTCCTGCGCAGCAAGGCGAAACTGCCCACACCCTTCCAGGCCCCGCTGCCGATCCCACCGGTCAAGAGGCCGACCCGCTCCGACGCGAAGGCCGACTACTACCAAGTCGTCCAGCGCAAGGCGAGCATGGAGATCCTCCCCGGCCTCAAGACCGAGATCATGGGGTACGACGGCCTACTGCCCGGCCCCACCTTCGACGTACGCAGTGGACGCACCACCGTGGTCGACCAGGTCAACGAGCTCGACGTGTCGACCGTGGTCCACCTGCACGGCGGCCACACGCCCGCACCGAGTGACGGCTGGCCGCTCGACCTCATCATGCCCGCGAACGGACAGCACGCCGGCCACCACATGTCCGGCGGCGACATGACCATGGGCAAGCGCACCTACACGTACCCGAACACGCAGCGCGCCGCGACCCTCTGGTACCACGACCACACGATGGACTACACCGCACCACAGGTCTACCGCGGACTGTTCGGCCTGCACATCATCCGGGACGACGAGGAGGAGAACCTCCCGCTACCGACGGGCGATCGGGAGATCCCGCTGGTGATCGCGGACCGAGCGTTCGACGCGGACGGGTCGTTCTTGTACCCGGCCGCGAAGGACGGTCCCGGCGTCGAGTCGGCGTACATGGAAGGCGTCGTCGCCGACGTCACGCTGGTCAACGGCGCGCCGTGGCCGGTGCACGAGGTGGATGCGGTCCGGTACCGCTTCCGCATCCTCAACGCCAGCAACGCCCGCCGGTACGAACTCGCTTTCGACAAAGGGCCCGCGAGGTTCGTGCAGATCGGCAGCGACGGCGGCCTGCTCGACAAACCGGTCGAGCACAAGACGTTGGTGATCGCGCCGGCCGAGCGGTTCGACGTGGTCGTGGACTTCTCGCAGTACCAGCCGGGCGACGAGGTCACCGTCGTCAACAAGCTCGACAGCAACTCCGGCGTACTGCGCTTCAAGATCGCCCGCAAGGCCGCCGACGACACCAGCATCCCGGCAACGCTCTCGTCGTACGCCGTGACTCCCCGGCCGGCCGGCATCGTACGGCGCTCGTGGCGGTTCCGTCGCGGTGACGCCGGGGGCCACCGGGGCTGGACGATCAACGGGAAAGCGTTCGACCCCGCGGTGATGCAGGCGCAGGTGAAGCTGGACCAGTACGAGATCTGGTCGTTCGTCACCGACGTACACCATCCGGTGCACGTCCATCTCGCGCCGTTCCAGGTCCTCACCCGGGGCGGGAGCACCAAGCTGTCGGCGTACGACCACGGCTGGAAGGACACCGTCGACATCCGTCCCGCCGAGGTGGTCGAGGTCCTGGTGAAGTTCACCGCCCACAAGGGCAAGTACCTGATCCACTGCCACAACCTCGAACACGAGGACATGGCCATGATGGCCGCCTTCGAAACGATCTAGGTACGACGGAGCAGCCGCACCGCGAGCGCCACCGTCCACGCCCAGCCGATCATCACGGTCAGACGCTGGAACAGGCCACCGACCTCGACCAGACCACTCACCTGATTGAACGCCGCGCCGGCCAAGGCGAAACAAGTCACGTACGCCGTTGCGCTGAGCAACGAATACCAGAACCAGGCGCGCCCGTGACCACGGGACAGGACGACCTGCGCCGCGGCGAGGCAGACGAAGCCGGGCAGCGAGAAGCCGTCGTGCAACGCTCCCAGGGTGGTGTAGTCCACGGCCGGCGGCGTACCGATCGGGAAGCCGCTCACCGGGTC
This Kribbella sp. NBC_00482 DNA region includes the following protein-coding sequences:
- a CDS encoding DUF998 domain-containing protein, which gives rise to MNRTLLRCGLVAGPLFVVVFLLEGAFKGSGYDALRHPVSSLELGPAGWIQVVNFLVVGVLTVAFAVGVGRSGFRVGAVLIGAWGVGLLGAGLFRTDPVSGFPIGTPPAVDYTTLGALHDGFSLPGFVCLAAAQVVLSRGHGRAWFWYSLLSATAYVTCFALAGAAFNQVSGLVEVGGLFQRLTVMIGWAWTVALAVRLLRRT
- a CDS encoding multicopper oxidase family protein, with product MKMSRRGFIGVAGAALTLSSCGQEAKPSQAGELLRSKAKLPTPFQAPLPIPPVKRPTRSDAKADYYQVVQRKASMEILPGLKTEIMGYDGLLPGPTFDVRSGRTTVVDQVNELDVSTVVHLHGGHTPAPSDGWPLDLIMPANGQHAGHHMSGGDMTMGKRTYTYPNTQRAATLWYHDHTMDYTAPQVYRGLFGLHIIRDDEEENLPLPTGDREIPLVIADRAFDADGSFLYPAAKDGPGVESAYMEGVVADVTLVNGAPWPVHEVDAVRYRFRILNASNARRYELAFDKGPARFVQIGSDGGLLDKPVEHKTLVIAPAERFDVVVDFSQYQPGDEVTVVNKLDSNSGVLRFKIARKAADDTSIPATLSSYAVTPRPAGIVRRSWRFRRGDAGGHRGWTINGKAFDPAVMQAQVKLDQYEIWSFVTDVHHPVHVHLAPFQVLTRGGSTKLSAYDHGWKDTVDIRPAEVVEVLVKFTAHKGKYLIHCHNLEHEDMAMMAAFETI